A portion of the Acidihalobacter yilgarnensis genome contains these proteins:
- a CDS encoding glutaredoxin family protein, with product MAHSVLLYTSPGCPDCAAVRRYLEARDVAFEEYDVTVPEVADEAKSRYGVRIAPITVIDGTALYGTFATQKPELDRLLHADSSPGRA from the coding sequence ATGGCGCACAGCGTGCTGCTCTATACCAGTCCGGGCTGCCCGGACTGCGCCGCCGTTCGACGATATCTTGAGGCGCGTGACGTCGCATTCGAGGAATACGACGTCACCGTACCGGAAGTCGCCGACGAGGCCAAAAGTCGCTATGGCGTGCGCATAGCGCCGATCACCGTGATCGACGGCACCGCCCTCTACGGCACATTCGCCACGCAAAAACCTGAGCTAGACAGGCTGCTGCACGCGGATAGCTCGCCGGGACGTGCGTAA
- a CDS encoding CopZ family metallochaperone, which yields MNDTTLKITGMTCSHCVRAATQALEGVPGVTRVEVTLEPGQAVVHGDAPLEALIAAIAEEGYTAERL from the coding sequence ATGAACGACACCACACTCAAAATCACCGGCATGACCTGCAGTCATTGCGTACGCGCCGCCACCCAGGCACTCGAAGGTGTACCTGGCGTGACCCGGGTCGAAGTCACCCTGGAGCCGGGGCAAGCCGTGGTTCACGGCGACGCCCCGCTTGAGGCCTTGATCGCGGCCATCGCCGAAGAAGGCTACACCGCCGAGAGGCTCTGA
- a CDS encoding EAL and HDOD domain-containing protein, with amino-acid sequence MPAHSVLPTNPHAAFLARQPILNAREQVVAYELLYRNGPRNHAPDALAREATASVMLHALGIIGLSTLAAGRPVYINFDDANLFEDTPELLTPEQVVLEILETATPNANLLARCREWKALGYRLALDDFVYQPAWDPFLDIVDIVKLDVRALNEAALKAHVHQAKARGLWIIAEKVENRAEFEYCRGLGCDAFQGYFFARPEIFTETKLPAAAATLLDALRRVREDADTQELERVLSRDTALLYRLLRYAGSVTFGATTTPQNLSAAITRLGRRNLQRWLTLELYASARDTHAAAESLLELANHRAELMGVLAESRHYSREHVDEASAVGCLSLLDTLLHHSMAQLVESLTLPDEMSGALLAQEGTLGQMLALTQALEQADHPAVAEFSLQLGLHPSDLPKLQAKALRNQIQMAEDLSRVASQ; translated from the coding sequence ATGCCGGCACATTCCGTCCTCCCAACGAACCCCCACGCCGCATTCCTGGCACGCCAACCCATCCTGAACGCGCGCGAGCAGGTCGTTGCCTATGAACTGCTGTATCGCAACGGCCCTCGAAACCACGCCCCCGATGCGCTCGCGCGCGAGGCAACCGCCAGCGTGATGCTACATGCATTAGGCATTATCGGCCTTTCGACGCTCGCCGCCGGTCGACCGGTCTACATCAACTTCGACGATGCCAACCTGTTCGAAGACACGCCCGAACTGCTGACACCCGAACAAGTGGTGCTTGAAATCCTGGAAACCGCCACGCCCAATGCCAACCTCCTGGCCCGTTGTCGCGAGTGGAAGGCCCTGGGTTACCGCCTTGCACTGGACGACTTCGTCTATCAGCCCGCCTGGGATCCCTTCCTCGATATCGTCGACATCGTCAAACTCGATGTTCGTGCACTCAACGAGGCAGCCCTGAAGGCACACGTACACCAGGCAAAAGCCCGGGGGCTTTGGATCATTGCCGAAAAGGTGGAAAACCGGGCTGAATTTGAATATTGCCGAGGACTTGGCTGCGACGCCTTCCAGGGTTATTTTTTCGCTCGTCCGGAAATTTTCACCGAGACCAAGCTACCAGCGGCTGCCGCAACACTGCTCGATGCCCTGCGGCGCGTCCGCGAGGATGCCGACACCCAGGAGCTCGAACGCGTCCTGAGTCGTGACACAGCCCTGCTCTATCGATTGCTCCGATATGCCGGCTCGGTGACCTTCGGCGCCACCACCACGCCGCAGAACTTGAGTGCCGCCATTACGCGCCTGGGCCGGCGCAACCTCCAGCGCTGGCTCACGCTCGAACTCTATGCCAGCGCCCGAGATACACATGCCGCCGCCGAATCCCTGCTCGAACTCGCCAACCACCGCGCCGAGCTGATGGGCGTACTCGCCGAATCGAGACACTACTCACGCGAGCACGTGGATGAAGCCAGTGCCGTCGGATGTCTTTCGCTGCTCGACACGCTGCTGCACCATTCCATGGCCCAACTCGTCGAAAGCCTCACACTACCGGATGAAATGAGCGGTGCGCTGCTGGCGCAGGAAGGCACCTTGGGGCAAATGCTCGCGCTCACGCAGGCACTCGAACAAGCCGACCACCCCGCCGTTGCCGAGTTCAGTCTGCAACTCGGCCTACATCCCAGCGATCTGCCAAAGCTTCAAGCCAAGGCACTGAGAAACCAGATTCAAATGGCCGAAGATCTGTCTCGGGTAGCGTCCCAGTAA
- a CDS encoding heavy metal translocating P-type ATPase, with protein sequence MNALEIDIQGMTCASCSARVERGLRKVTGVGSATVNLATERAEVDYDPQQVTPERIAQAVTDIGYTPVIEEAELAVEGMTCASCVGRVERALRRAPGVIDASVNLATERAHLRFLPAMTDASTLAAAVNAAGYAAHTLEADAAPDEDSHHRALRALKRDVILAAVLGFIVMLLAMGADFIPAFEHALQTSSPFVGFWAWVQAALATAVLFGPGRRFFRPGLIAYRHWSPDMNSLVATGTGAAWLYSLLVLLLPGLFPPEARHVYFDSAAVVIAAVLLGKYLEALAKGRSSAAIRKLAGLQVKTVHRLDADGHESDVPIALLRVGDRLVVRPGERIPTDGRVDEGRAHVDQSMLTGEPLPVAKDVGDDVVGGTVNLDGRLMMEATSVGRDTVLAQIIGLVERAQTGKLPIQGIADRVIRVFSPAVIVIAIIAFTAWMLLDGNISLALVAAVAVLVVACPCAMGLATPAAIVVGTGRAAEMGVLFRKGEALEALSGIDTILFDKTGTLTAGRPSVTEIVADAEGDVLRLAAALEIASEHPLGRAIVEAARARSLDLPAVEDFNAVAGHGIVGQIEARTIRVGAERFMRTSDIPVDASWSTQARTLETTGRSVVYVAQDHQIIGLIAIADPIKAESGAVIAALRGYGLHIAMVTGDAQRSAQAIAEQLGIDEVHAEILPQGKAEVVERLQKAGHRVAFVGDGINDAPALAQADVGIALASGTDIAMEAADVTLTHGHLGGVVTATLAARRTLSTIRSNLFWAFIYNILLIPIAAGVAAPLGVHLNPMLAGVAMGLSSVFVLGNSLRLKRMQGFQVTPSPLPAVADTRPTTTPAHP encoded by the coding sequence CCGACATCGGGTACACGCCGGTGATCGAGGAAGCGGAGCTCGCGGTAGAAGGCATGACCTGCGCCTCCTGCGTCGGCCGCGTCGAACGTGCGCTGCGACGTGCACCAGGCGTGATCGATGCAAGCGTCAACCTCGCCACCGAACGCGCCCACCTCCGCTTTCTACCGGCGATGACCGACGCGTCTACCTTGGCCGCAGCGGTAAATGCGGCCGGCTATGCCGCACACACCCTGGAAGCCGATGCCGCACCGGACGAAGACAGCCATCACCGGGCCTTGCGTGCCCTAAAGCGCGATGTGATCCTCGCCGCCGTGCTTGGATTCATCGTGATGCTGCTGGCCATGGGCGCCGACTTCATACCGGCCTTCGAGCACGCACTACAAACGAGCAGCCCGTTTGTCGGATTCTGGGCCTGGGTGCAGGCGGCGTTGGCCACTGCGGTGCTGTTCGGCCCCGGCAGACGCTTCTTCCGCCCCGGCCTGATCGCCTACCGCCACTGGTCACCGGACATGAATTCGCTAGTGGCGACCGGCACCGGCGCCGCGTGGCTGTATAGCCTGCTGGTCTTGTTGCTGCCTGGGCTATTCCCGCCCGAGGCACGGCATGTCTATTTCGATTCCGCCGCCGTGGTCATCGCCGCCGTGTTGCTCGGCAAGTATCTGGAAGCTCTGGCCAAAGGCCGCAGCTCCGCCGCCATTCGCAAGCTCGCCGGCCTGCAAGTCAAGACCGTGCACCGTCTCGACGCTGACGGCCACGAGTCCGATGTCCCGATCGCCCTGCTGCGCGTCGGCGACCGCTTGGTCGTACGCCCCGGCGAACGCATTCCCACCGACGGCCGGGTCGATGAGGGCCGTGCGCACGTTGACCAATCCATGCTGACCGGTGAACCGCTGCCGGTGGCCAAGGATGTGGGTGACGATGTGGTCGGCGGCACCGTGAATCTCGATGGCCGGCTGATGATGGAAGCCACCTCGGTCGGCCGCGATACCGTACTCGCGCAGATCATCGGCCTGGTCGAACGCGCGCAGACCGGCAAACTACCGATTCAGGGTATCGCTGACCGCGTCATCCGGGTATTCAGTCCCGCCGTGATCGTGATCGCCATCATCGCCTTTACGGCCTGGATGCTACTCGACGGCAATATCAGTCTCGCGCTGGTGGCCGCCGTTGCCGTGCTCGTGGTCGCCTGTCCCTGCGCCATGGGGCTGGCAACGCCCGCCGCCATTGTCGTCGGCACGGGTCGAGCCGCCGAAATGGGCGTGTTGTTCCGCAAGGGGGAAGCACTGGAAGCACTGTCTGGTATCGACACGATTCTGTTCGACAAAACAGGCACACTCACCGCCGGGCGGCCCAGCGTGACCGAGATCGTCGCGGATGCGGAAGGTGATGTGCTGCGCCTCGCGGCCGCTCTGGAAATCGCTTCCGAACACCCATTAGGGCGCGCCATCGTCGAGGCCGCACGCGCCCGCAGTCTCGATTTGCCCGCAGTGGAAGACTTCAATGCCGTTGCCGGCCACGGCATCGTCGGACAAATCGAGGCGCGCACGATACGCGTCGGTGCGGAGCGCTTCATGCGCACTTCCGACATTCCGGTTGATGCTAGCTGGAGCACGCAGGCACGCACACTGGAAACCACCGGTCGCAGCGTGGTCTACGTCGCGCAGGATCACCAGATCATCGGCCTGATCGCCATCGCAGACCCGATCAAGGCGGAGTCCGGAGCCGTGATTGCTGCGCTACGCGGGTATGGGCTACATATCGCCATGGTCACCGGCGACGCGCAGCGCAGCGCACAGGCGATCGCCGAGCAACTGGGCATCGACGAGGTGCATGCCGAGATCCTGCCGCAGGGCAAGGCCGAGGTGGTGGAACGCTTGCAAAAAGCCGGGCACCGCGTCGCCTTCGTCGGTGACGGCATCAACGATGCGCCAGCCCTCGCCCAGGCCGATGTCGGCATCGCGCTGGCCTCCGGCACCGACATCGCGATGGAAGCCGCAGACGTCACCCTGACCCACGGACACCTCGGTGGCGTGGTCACGGCCACGCTTGCCGCACGGCGCACGCTGTCGACCATCCGCAGCAACTTGTTTTGGGCCTTTATCTACAACATCCTGCTGATCCCCATCGCCGCCGGCGTGGCCGCACCGCTGGGCGTCCATCTCAACCCCATGCTCGCCGGCGTAGCCATGGGGCTGTCGTCCGTATTCGTACTCGGCAATAGCCTTCGACTCAAGCGCATGCAGGGCTTCCAGGTCACGCCGTCACCGCTGCCAGCGGTGGCAGACACACGCCCAACGACCACGCCGGCCCACCCATGA